In Desulfatiglans anilini DSM 4660, the sequence TACTGTTTGAGCATGTCATCAAAGCTAAATAGTTCAGAGCTAAACCATCCTTTTTTAATCTTGATCGGAGGAGGTAGAGGCTCACCAATTTCACGCAAGAGCACCTCAGCCTCTTTCCCCTCCCTAATTAACCTATCAAGCTGAAGACGGTCTATATCGCTCTGTAATGCGCTGTAAAAGCGATGCTCGGCGACTTTATCAGTATCCCCGCTCCTTGATTGCATGTATTGATCTAAAAGCGTCTGGCGGTGCTGCTGATGCTCATACAGTGCTTGCTGTGCTGCCGTATAGACTGCGGGGGCTTCATCCACTGCCGCCTCCAGTTGCTGCTGTTGTAGCTCCTCCAGTCCTGTTTCAGTTTCAAATATAGACATATCAAGGTTTTCAGCCTTTGAATTGCGCTGCTTGATTTCATCATTACGCTTAACGATCTCCATCTCCTTGCCCTTTCGCTTTGCATGTGTGGCTTCTATCCCCTCTTTGATGGTCGGCTCTATCATCAATCCTCTGTCCTCATGACTACGATGATCAACAGTTAGATCCAAGCCTGCGGCTGCAAGATGGCGATTTGTGAGATCAGCTACTTCCTCCCTGATTTTCTTCAGCGTTGAGTGTCTGTCTAGCTCTCTGACTTTCCCCCCTAAGCCTTGCCCTGTGGCGGTTCGAGTGGTCATCAATATATGGGCATGGAAGTTTCTATCATCACTCCCCCCTGCGATATGAGGAGCATGTATCGCTACGTCCACCGCCACGCCATGTCCTTTGACTAAGGATT encodes:
- the mobQ gene encoding MobQ family relaxase encodes the protein MAIYHCSIQNISRSDGRSIVACAAYRAGEKLECDTYGKTQDYTRKTGIEYTQIFAPDGANPDLLNRQNLWNQAEQSELKKDGSIKQEARLAKEIEIALPHELNKRQRQALVTELCQSLVKGHGVAVDVAIHAPHIAGGSDDRNFHAHILMTTRTATGQGLGGKVRELDRHSTLKKIREEVADLTNRHLAAAGLDLTVDHRSHEDRGLMIEPTIKEGIEATHAKRKGKEMEIVKRNDEIKQRNSKAENLDMSIFETETGLEELQQQQLEAAVDEAPAVYTAAQQALYEHQQHRQTLLDQYMQSRSGDTDKVAEHRFYSALQSDIDRLQLDRLIREGKEAEVLLREIGEPLPPPIKIKKGWFSSELFSFDDMLKQ